One genomic region from Mytilus trossulus isolate FHL-02 chromosome 9, PNRI_Mtr1.1.1.hap1, whole genome shotgun sequence encodes:
- the LOC134683692 gene encoding protein mono-ADP-ribosyltransferase PARP14-like, producing MGRQNDYFTPHAKYSSIDEKMTPRIGFMDAPFTTESADTRDAGCIIGRQNDYFPPQTKYTSSIDEKSTPRIGFMDASFTTESADTRDSGCIIGRKKDYFPPQSKYTSPFDEEITPRNGFKDAPFATESAENMDQNEYDCLRGYQFEQSIQEPIFKEHEAHIETKITEYEFLVQQLENSQGLMHCKADGNVEVLRQQNGEIKISGPKDVVFKTKSSIVLYLRKLEKAEEVSQYVEWILLINRGKVKPFDKILSYELETKYKENDQSTAFDHYGTLMFVDYASMHIWYDGDDAYTYKISRIIKDSVSFNVGFPSSWTHMELGVQCTEEKGDRGDEIFNFIQNKFWKTDRNITILQILRVQNRHLFSQFYVKQKELQQKNGTDSELLLWHGTSKDCIDKIINNGFNRSYCGRNGTAYGKGVYFAVKLRLSLKYTSTSSGIGHMLLATVEVGESCQGYRNMPVLPSREECASHITYDSACDDPDDLSMFVIFNDIQAYPSYHVTFRYHNW from the exons ATGGGTAGACAAAATGATTACTTCACGCCACATGCAAAATATTCGTCTATTGATGAAAAAATGACACCTAGGATCGGGTTTATGGATGCTCCTTTTACTACTGAAAGTGCTG ATACCAGGGATGCAGGATGCATCATTGGTAGACAAAATGATTACTTCCCGccacaaacaaaatatacttcGTCTATTGATGAAAAAAGTACACCTAGGATCGGATTTATGGATGCTTCTTTTACTACTGAAAGTGCTG ATACCAGGGACTCAGGATGCATCATTGGTAGAAAAAAAGATTACTTTCCGCCACAATCGAAATATACTTCGCCTTTTGATGAAGAAATTACACCTAGGAATGGGTTTAAGGATGCTCCTTTTGCTACTGAAAGTGCTg AGAATATGGATCAAAATGAATACGATTGTCTTAGAGGGTATCAGTTTGAACAATCAATTCAGGAGCCGATATTTAAAGAGCATGAAGCACACATCGAAACGAAAATTACAGAATATGAATTCTTAGTTCAACAATTAGAAAACAGTCAG ggTTTAATGCATTGCAAGGCAGATGGGAATGTAGAAGTTCTCAGACAACAGAatggtgaaataaaaatatctggACCAAAAGACGTGGTCTTTAAAACCAAAAGTTcaattgtattgtatttgagGAAACTGGAAAAAGCCGAGGAAGTTTCACAATATGTCGAATGGATATTATTGATTAATAGAGGAAAAGTTAAACCTTTCGATAAAATTCTTAGCTACGAactagaaacaaaatataaggaAAATGATCAATCAACTGCGTTTGACCATTACGGGACATTGATGTTCGTTGACTACGCTTCAATGCATATCTGGTACGATGGTGATGACGCATATAcatacaaaatttcaagaatCATAAAAGACTCTG TTTCATTTAATGTTGGTTTTCCATCGTCCTGGACACATATGGAACTTGGGGTTCAGTGTACAGAAGAAAAAGGAGACAGAGGagacgaaatatttaattttattcaaaacaaattttggaAGACCGATAGAAACATCACAATTTTACAG atATTACGGGTTCAAAATCGACACTTGTTTTCACAGTTTTATGTTAAACAGAAAGAATTACAGCAAAAAAATGGTACAGACTCAGAACTGTTGCTATGGCATGGTACTTCGAAAGATTGCAttgataaaatcataaataatgGTTTCAATAGAAGTTATTGTGGCAGAAATG GCACGGCTTATGGCAAAGGAGTGTATTTTGCAGTGAAGTTACGTTTGTCCTTGAAATACACATCAACATCGTCTGGAATTGGCCACATGTTATTAGCTACAGTTGAAGTTGGTGAGAGTTGCCAAGGATATCGAAATATGCCAGTGTTGCCATCACGCGAAGAATGTGCGAGCCATATTACTTACGATTCAGCATGTGATGATCCGGATGATCTTTCGATGTTTGTGATATTTAATGACATACAGGCATACCCGTCATACCATGTTACATTCAGATATCACAACTGGTAA
- the LOC134684381 gene encoding protein mono-ADP-ribosyltransferase PARP14-like: MNENKEFIQLFCGDITNRKVDVIVNVLGRGWDFRSGTLSTSIIDTAGRGVLTELRYHRSFDKKDVIVTGGGRLFCKKIIHGVLHEWDRRDKNIQALRIFLQTCLGFAESMNMRSVAFPAVGTGFHEFPPDVVAKEMFNEIGTFSRSSLTNIEFVICHRNNHVIKAFEAKMNKYLITRPVFVDKEFLHHIEKENVSPKYSSSELPKSRDVQTDHLVKKFMDTGIIMDKQHDYFPPLSKSTSSNNKETAPGIGRMNVPFAIESAGNIFL, translated from the exons atgaacgaaaacaaagaATTCATACAGCTATTTTGTGGAGATATAACAAATAGAAAG GTTGACGTTATTGTTAATGTCTTGGGTAGAGGATGGGATTTTAGAAGCGGAACATTATCGACATCTATAATTGATACAGCTGGTCGTGGGGTTTTGACAGAGTTAAGATATCATAGATCATTTGACAAAAAGGATGTTATTGTGACTGGTGGTGGACGATTATTCTGtaagaaaataattcatggcGTATTACACGAATGGGATAGAAGGGATAAAAACATACAG GCTCTAAGAATATTCCTACAGACATGTTTGGGATTCGCCGAAAGCATGAATATGCGCTCAGTCGCTTTCCCTGCAGTCGGGACAGGATTTCATGAATTTCCTCCAGATGTTGTAGCCAAAGAAATGTTCAATGAAATAGGGACATTTTCTAGATCGTCTCTGACGAATATTGAGTTTGTTATTTGTCATAGGAATAATCATGTCATCAAG GCATTTGAAgctaaaatgaacaaatatttgataacacGACCAGTTTTCGTAGACAAAGAATTCTTACATCACAtcgaaaaagaaaatgtatcaCCGAAATACTCTTCATCAGAATTACCAAAATCAAGAGATGTGCAAACAGatcatttggtaaaaaaattCATGGACACAGGAATCATCATGGATAAACAACATGATTATTTCCCGCCACTATCAAAATCTACTTCGTCTAATAATAAAGAAACTGCACCAGGGATCGGGCGTATGAATGTTCCTTTTGCTATTGAAAGCGCTGgtaatatatttctttga